The Triticum dicoccoides isolate Atlit2015 ecotype Zavitan chromosome 6A, WEW_v2.0, whole genome shotgun sequence genome has a window encoding:
- the LOC119316864 gene encoding uncharacterized protein LOC119316864 yields the protein MWGDVVALVRQGLRWRRRRGRRSTARVVDESALGLGAHGDAGAAAAVAPSVGGAMARALLALACAVRFDGEDLPTEEAWAASVWRPRADEVSHLMVRESMRYAIYA from the coding sequence ATGTGGGGCGACGTGGTGGCGCTCGTCCGGCAGGgcctgcggtggcggcggcgcagggggagGAGGTCTACGGCGCGGGTGGTGGACGAGAGCGCGCTCGGCCTCGGCGCCCACGGCGATGCCGGCGCCGCCGCGGCGGTGGCGCCGAGCGTGGGCGGCGCCATGGCCAGGGCGCTCCTGGCACTGGCGTGCGCCGTCCGCTTTGACGGCGAGGACCTGCCGACGGAGGAAGCCTGGGCGGCGAGCGTATGGCGGCCACGGGCCGACGAGGTCAGCCACCTCATGGTGCGTGAGAGCATGCGCTATGCCATCTACGCGTAG